In the Variovorax sp. S12S4 genome, one interval contains:
- a CDS encoding MFS transporter: MKTTLDAAQTADDAQAEGSWLRTLNPNEKRTLTASFSGYAVDAFDYYTLPLVTPILLSLWGMSKTEMGLIGTATLVASAIGGWGAGILADRYGRVRILQLTILVFAIFTFACGLAQTPEQLLIARTLQGLGFGGEWAVGSVLIAEMIRPAYRGKAVGLVQSSWAVGWGAAVLVSIALFSFLPPEYSWRVMFMLGLLPAVLIVFIRRSIRDPEIYVQSRAAVERGERSGNFLAIFKPGMLRTTVLASLLFTGMQGGYYAIGVWLPTFLKNERHLTVLGSGGYQFMFIVGAFIGYLCGAYLSDRLGRRRAFILFAIGAGSLVYAYTLLPITDGLMLLLGFPLGFFMSGIFSGAGAFLSELFPNELRGSGQGFCYNFGRGIGATFPALVGVLSDRMHLSLGTSIGICAAVAYAMVVIVALCLPETRGRDLRQN; this comes from the coding sequence ATGAAGACCACCCTCGACGCCGCGCAGACGGCCGACGACGCACAAGCCGAAGGCAGTTGGCTGCGCACGCTCAACCCGAACGAAAAACGCACGCTCACCGCGTCGTTCAGCGGCTATGCGGTCGATGCGTTCGACTACTACACGCTGCCGCTGGTCACGCCCATCCTGCTGTCGCTGTGGGGCATGAGCAAGACCGAGATGGGCCTGATCGGCACGGCCACGCTGGTGGCTTCCGCCATCGGTGGATGGGGCGCCGGCATCCTGGCCGACAGGTACGGGCGAGTGCGCATTCTGCAGCTCACCATTCTGGTGTTCGCGATCTTCACCTTTGCCTGCGGCCTCGCGCAAACGCCTGAGCAGTTGCTGATTGCGCGCACGCTGCAGGGCTTGGGCTTTGGCGGCGAATGGGCCGTGGGCTCGGTGCTCATTGCCGAGATGATCCGGCCGGCCTACCGGGGCAAGGCGGTGGGGCTGGTGCAGAGCAGTTGGGCTGTGGGATGGGGAGCGGCGGTGCTGGTGTCGATAGCGCTGTTCTCGTTCTTGCCGCCGGAGTATTCGTGGCGCGTGATGTTCATGCTGGGGCTGCTGCCGGCGGTGCTGATCGTGTTCATCCGCCGCTCGATTCGCGACCCGGAGATCTACGTGCAAAGCCGCGCGGCTGTCGAACGCGGCGAGCGCAGCGGCAACTTCCTCGCGATCTTCAAGCCGGGCATGCTGCGCACCACCGTGCTCGCGAGCCTGCTGTTCACGGGCATGCAGGGCGGCTACTACGCCATCGGCGTGTGGTTGCCGACGTTCCTGAAGAACGAGCGGCATCTCACGGTGCTGGGTTCGGGCGGGTACCAGTTCATGTTCATCGTCGGCGCCTTCATCGGCTACCTGTGCGGCGCCTATCTCTCGGACCGCCTGGGCCGGCGCCGTGCCTTCATCCTGTTCGCCATCGGGGCGGGGTCGCTGGTCTATGCGTACACGCTGCTGCCCATTACCGACGGCCTGATGCTGCTGCTCGGCTTTCCGCTCGGCTTCTTCATGTCGGGCATTTTCAGCGGCGCGGGTGCCTTCCTGTCCGAGCTGTTTCCCAATGAACTGCGCGGCTCGGGGCAAGGTTTTTGCTACAACTTCGGACGCGGCATCGGCGCCACCTTTCCGGCCCTGGTGGGCGTGCTGAGCGACCGCATGCATCTTTCGCTCGGTACCTCCATCGGCATCTGTGCGGCGGTGGCCTATGCCATGGTGGTGATCGTGGCGCTGTGTCTTCCGGAGACGCGCGGACGCGACCTGCGCCAGAACTGA
- a CDS encoding putative hydro-lyase codes for MSNRQSFVEQPGAASSALAVRQACRSGSLAAHTSGLASAHVQGNLVILPKAYAADFLRFCQANPKPCPLLGVSEAGDPALPALGEDIDIRTDLPRYRVWQSGVLVDEPTDVRALWSDDMVSFVIGCSFTFEHALMAEGIVLRHVEQGRNVAMYRTSVATVPAGPFHGPMVVSMRPLRAADAIRAVQITSRFPAVHGAPVHIGDPALIGIRSIADPDYGDAVEVMPDELPVFWACGVTPQAALAAARLPFAITHAPGSMLVTDLLHHRLAAF; via the coding sequence ATGTCGAACCGCCAATCCTTCGTAGAACAACCCGGCGCGGCGAGCAGCGCGCTGGCCGTGCGTCAGGCCTGCCGCAGCGGCTCGCTGGCCGCCCACACCAGCGGCCTCGCCAGTGCCCATGTGCAGGGCAACCTGGTCATCCTGCCCAAGGCATACGCCGCCGACTTCCTGCGCTTTTGCCAGGCCAACCCCAAGCCGTGCCCGTTGCTCGGCGTATCGGAAGCCGGTGACCCGGCGCTGCCTGCGCTCGGCGAGGACATCGACATTCGCACCGACCTGCCGCGCTACCGCGTGTGGCAGAGCGGCGTGCTGGTGGATGAGCCCACCGACGTGCGTGCGCTGTGGAGCGACGACATGGTGAGCTTCGTCATCGGTTGCTCCTTCACTTTCGAACATGCGCTGATGGCCGAGGGCATCGTGCTGCGCCACGTGGAGCAAGGGCGCAACGTGGCGATGTACCGCACCTCGGTGGCCACCGTGCCGGCCGGTCCTTTCCATGGCCCGATGGTGGTGTCGATGCGCCCGCTGCGCGCGGCCGATGCCATTCGTGCGGTGCAGATCACCTCGCGCTTTCCGGCCGTGCACGGCGCGCCGGTGCACATCGGCGATCCGGCGCTGATCGGCATCCGCTCGATTGCCGATCCCGACTACGGCGATGCGGTCGAGGTCATGCCGGACGAGCTGCCCGTGTTCTGGGCCTGCGGCGTCACGCCCCAGGCCGCGCTGGCCGCCGCCAGGCTGCCGTTCGCCATCACGCATGCGCCGGGCTCGATGCTCGTGACCGACCTGCTGCACCACCGCTTGGCCGCGTTTTAG
- a CDS encoding LysR family transcriptional regulator, translating into MNLRFVEAFHWAVALKSVTRAAEKLHLTQSALSSRIAALERELGVLLLDRRDKQFRLTVAGQRFHAFAQKLLEMQMHIKAEMGSGAVREAVLRVGAIESVVHSWLTGWLKHMQATHPDFELELTVETTPVLVDQLQRGKQDLVFAALPAAGDGVRTRAVPPMPMCFVGHRELHLKRRYRLPDLLSLDLLTFQRGSQPHVALLELFRDAGSPPPRVHAISSISAMAQLVEAGFGVATLPRAVVEPLARRLPLRVLPCDDTLEPLPIYASYRDDPSSPLPEAALGSAVVHASHRMGSSKKSMG; encoded by the coding sequence ATGAACCTGCGATTCGTTGAAGCCTTTCATTGGGCCGTGGCGCTCAAGAGCGTGACCCGTGCGGCCGAGAAGCTGCACCTCACCCAATCGGCGCTCTCCAGCCGCATTGCGGCGCTAGAGCGCGAGCTGGGCGTGCTGCTGCTCGACCGGCGCGACAAGCAGTTTCGCCTCACGGTGGCGGGGCAGCGCTTTCACGCCTTCGCGCAGAAGCTGCTCGAAATGCAGATGCACATCAAGGCCGAAATGGGCTCGGGCGCCGTGCGCGAGGCCGTGCTGCGCGTGGGCGCCATCGAATCGGTGGTGCACAGCTGGCTCACCGGCTGGCTCAAGCACATGCAGGCGACGCATCCCGACTTCGAGCTGGAGCTCACCGTGGAAACCACGCCGGTGCTGGTCGACCAGCTGCAGCGCGGCAAGCAGGATCTGGTGTTTGCCGCACTGCCCGCCGCCGGCGACGGCGTGCGCACCCGCGCCGTGCCGCCGATGCCTATGTGCTTCGTCGGCCACCGCGAGCTGCACCTGAAGCGGCGCTACCGCCTGCCCGACCTGCTGTCGCTCGACCTGCTGACCTTTCAGCGCGGATCGCAGCCGCACGTCGCGCTGCTCGAGCTGTTCCGCGATGCCGGCAGCCCGCCGCCGCGCGTGCATGCGATCTCTTCGATCTCGGCGATGGCGCAGCTGGTGGAAGCGGGCTTCGGCGTGGCCACGCTGCCGCGCGCCGTGGTCGAGCCGCTGGCGCGGCGACTGCCGCTGCGCGTGCTGCCGTGCGACGACACGCTGGAGCCGCTGCCCATCTACGCGAGCTACCGCGACGATCCGTCTTCTCCGTTGCCGGAGGCCGCGCTCGGCTCCGCCGTGGTGCATGCGTCGCACCGCATGGGGTCATCGAAAAAATCGATGGGCTGA
- a CDS encoding TRAP transporter substrate-binding protein, with protein sequence MKLTRLAAGLVLGMGMACAAFAQTTMKISISTAQNSHQGVAIDVFAKEVEKRTGGRYKVQTFYNGSLGGERESIEAVQLGTQELALSSTGPVPNFVPETKILDVPFLFRDKAHARAVLDGPIGQDLLTKFDAKGFKALAWAENGFRHMTNSKRDVKAPEDLKGLKMRTMENPVHIAAYKTFGIVTTPMAFPEVFTALQQGTVDGQENPLSVIIAAKFDQVQKHLSLTGHVYSPCIFVMNKAAFDKLSAADKQAFLEAAKEGTKANRARVDEDDAKGVADLRAKGMTVIDNVDKTKFVAALAPVNAQFEKDFGKANLDKIRDFK encoded by the coding sequence ATGAAATTGACCCGACTGGCCGCCGGCCTGGTTCTGGGCATGGGCATGGCGTGCGCCGCCTTCGCGCAGACCACCATGAAGATCAGCATTTCGACCGCGCAGAACTCGCACCAGGGCGTGGCGATCGACGTCTTTGCCAAGGAAGTCGAAAAGCGCACCGGGGGCCGCTACAAGGTCCAGACCTTCTACAACGGCTCATTGGGCGGCGAGCGCGAGTCGATCGAGGCCGTGCAGCTGGGCACCCAGGAACTGGCGCTCTCCTCCACCGGGCCGGTGCCCAATTTCGTGCCGGAGACCAAGATCCTTGACGTGCCGTTCCTGTTCCGCGACAAGGCCCACGCGCGCGCCGTGCTCGACGGCCCGATCGGCCAGGACCTGCTGACCAAGTTCGACGCCAAGGGCTTCAAGGCGCTGGCCTGGGCCGAGAACGGCTTCCGCCACATGACCAACAGCAAGCGCGACGTGAAGGCGCCGGAAGACCTCAAGGGCCTGAAGATGCGCACCATGGAAAACCCGGTGCACATTGCGGCCTACAAGACCTTCGGCATCGTCACCACGCCCATGGCTTTCCCCGAAGTGTTCACCGCCTTGCAGCAGGGTACGGTCGACGGCCAGGAAAACCCGCTGTCGGTCATCATCGCGGCCAAGTTCGACCAGGTGCAAAAGCACCTGTCGCTTACCGGGCACGTCTACTCGCCTTGCATCTTCGTGATGAACAAGGCAGCGTTCGACAAGCTGAGCGCGGCCGACAAGCAGGCCTTCCTCGAGGCCGCCAAGGAAGGCACCAAGGCCAACCGCGCGCGCGTGGACGAAGACGATGCCAAGGGCGTGGCCGACCTGCGCGCCAAGGGCATGACCGTGATCGACAACGTCGACAAGACCAAGTTCGTCGCCGCGCTGGCGCCGGTGAATGCCCAGTTCGAAAAGGACTTCGGCAAGGCCAACCTCGACAAGATCCGCGACTTCAAGTGA
- a CDS encoding TRAP transporter small permease has protein sequence MKEKFLGIERWTTGFSMIAACVMLVIASGLGVFQIVTRFVLEQPAEWSEILIRMSLIWMVFLGIPMAFRQGAMVSVDVLYRWSPPRVKRVLDAAVSIAALALMLVILWWGWDYAMRGRVQSMAGLESVSMMWSYLALPVGSVFCLFGIVGNFLDPKRLELETAQ, from the coding sequence ATGAAAGAAAAATTTCTCGGCATCGAGCGCTGGACCACCGGCTTCTCGATGATTGCCGCCTGCGTGATGCTGGTCATCGCCTCCGGGTTGGGCGTGTTCCAGATCGTCACGCGCTTCGTGCTCGAGCAACCCGCCGAATGGAGCGAGATCCTGATCCGCATGAGCCTGATCTGGATGGTGTTCCTCGGCATTCCGATGGCATTCCGGCAAGGCGCGATGGTGAGCGTGGACGTGCTCTACCGCTGGAGCCCGCCGCGCGTCAAGCGCGTGCTAGACGCCGCGGTCAGCATCGCGGCACTGGCGCTGATGCTGGTCATTCTGTGGTGGGGCTGGGATTACGCCATGCGCGGGCGCGTGCAATCGATGGCCGGGCTCGAAAGCGTGTCGATGATGTGGTCGTACCTGGCGCTGCCGGTCGGTTCCGTTTTTTGCCTGTTCGGCATCGTTGGTAATTTTCTCGATCCCAAGCGGCTCGAACTGGAGACCGCGCAATGA
- a CDS encoding TRAP transporter large permease: MTPVMVATMVLCFALSVSVAVSIGLASILGIQVANVNMLISVKEMFNSINKFPLAAIPFFILAGNLMETGGISRRLVEFAKSIVGGVQGGLPMTCVLTCMIFAAVSGSSVATTFAIGAILIPALIKHGYPTAYAAALQATSAELGVIIPPSIPMILYGVSAEVSIGELFIAGFGPGILISLALMLFVWVYCKWKGWGKNDGDGRMSFGKATWQAGWALLMPVIILGGIYGGIFTPTEASAVAVFYALVVGMVIYREIKLKDLYLILRKSVLSSAVIMFIIANAGLFAFLITRAGVPDAIGHWLQEVLKSPAMFLLGVNAALFIIGMFIETSAAIIVLAPILAPVAVHFGVDPVHFGLIMVVNLALGMITPPFGVNLFAACTVARISLDRIVKYLIPFVLVILACLMVITYVPWISLALRDLVYAK; the protein is encoded by the coding sequence ATGACCCCCGTGATGGTTGCAACGATGGTGCTGTGTTTTGCACTGTCGGTTTCAGTGGCGGTGTCCATCGGGCTCGCATCGATCCTGGGTATCCAGGTGGCCAACGTGAACATGCTCATCTCCGTGAAGGAGATGTTCAATTCGATCAACAAGTTTCCGCTGGCGGCCATTCCGTTCTTCATCCTGGCCGGCAACCTGATGGAAACCGGCGGCATCTCGCGCCGGCTGGTCGAATTTGCCAAGAGCATTGTGGGCGGTGTGCAGGGCGGCCTGCCGATGACCTGCGTGCTCACCTGCATGATCTTTGCGGCGGTGTCGGGCTCTTCGGTGGCCACCACCTTTGCCATCGGCGCCATCCTGATTCCGGCGCTCATCAAGCACGGCTACCCCACCGCGTACGCGGCGGCGCTTCAGGCCACCAGCGCCGAGCTGGGCGTGATCATTCCGCCTTCCATTCCGATGATTCTGTACGGCGTGAGCGCCGAAGTGTCCATCGGCGAGCTGTTCATTGCGGGCTTCGGCCCCGGCATTCTCATCAGCCTGGCGCTGATGCTGTTCGTCTGGGTGTATTGCAAGTGGAAGGGCTGGGGCAAGAACGACGGCGACGGCCGCATGTCCTTCGGCAAGGCGACCTGGCAGGCCGGCTGGGCACTGCTGATGCCGGTAATCATCCTGGGCGGCATCTACGGCGGCATCTTCACGCCCACCGAGGCTTCGGCGGTGGCGGTGTTCTATGCGCTGGTGGTCGGCATGGTGATCTACCGGGAGATCAAGCTCAAGGACCTGTACCTCATCCTGCGGAAGTCGGTGCTGTCGTCGGCGGTGATCATGTTCATCATCGCCAATGCGGGCCTGTTCGCCTTCCTGATCACGCGCGCGGGCGTGCCGGACGCCATCGGCCATTGGCTGCAGGAAGTGCTGAAGTCGCCGGCCATGTTCCTTTTGGGCGTGAACGCGGCGCTGTTCATCATCGGCATGTTCATCGAGACCAGCGCGGCCATCATCGTGCTCGCGCCCATCCTGGCACCGGTGGCGGTGCACTTCGGTGTCGACCCGGTTCATTTCGGGCTCATCATGGTGGTGAACCTCGCGCTCGGCATGATCACGCCGCCCTTCGGCGTGAACCTGTTCGCGGCGTGCACGGTGGCCCGCATCTCGCTCGACCGCATCGTGAAGTACCTCATTCCCTTCGTGCTGGTGATCCTGGCCTGCCTGATGGTGATTACCTACGTGCCTTGGATATCGCTCGCGCTGCGCGACCTGGTGTACGCCAAGTAG
- the gcvT gene encoding glycine cleavage system aminomethyltransferase GcvT, with amino-acid sequence MLKTPLHDLHVELGARMVPFAGYSMPVQYPAGLMAEHKHTRDAAGLFDISHMGQLRLVGPDAAAAFETLMPVDVIDLAPGKQRYGLLLNDEGGILDDLMFFNEGHGSIFVIVNGACKVADLAHIQQKIGARCDVQPMPDHALLALQGPQAATVLAHLSPGIERFVFMTGGAVKIGGIPAFATRSGYTGEDGFEISVAGKDADALARLLLAQPEVKPVGLGARNSLRLEAGLCLYGNDIDTTTTPVEASLNWAIQKVRRTGGAREGGFPGAAKVLAQLAAATAGAAGRTDHDTLKRKRVGLVALERVPVRDGTLLQSFEGRDIGIVTSGLLGPTADRPVAMGYVATAFSEPGTRVQAIVRGKPVPMEVSTLPFVPTRYYRG; translated from the coding sequence TTGCTCAAGACGCCCCTGCACGACCTGCATGTGGAACTGGGCGCCCGCATGGTGCCTTTTGCCGGCTACTCCATGCCGGTGCAATACCCCGCCGGCCTGATGGCCGAGCACAAGCACACGCGCGACGCGGCCGGCCTGTTCGACATTTCCCACATGGGCCAGTTGCGCCTGGTGGGGCCCGACGCCGCCGCCGCATTCGAAACCCTGATGCCGGTCGACGTGATCGACCTTGCACCGGGCAAGCAGCGCTACGGGCTGCTGCTGAACGACGAAGGCGGCATCCTCGACGACCTGATGTTCTTCAACGAAGGGCACGGCTCGATCTTCGTGATCGTGAACGGCGCCTGCAAGGTGGCCGACCTCGCGCATATCCAGCAGAAAATCGGCGCGCGCTGCGACGTGCAGCCCATGCCCGACCATGCACTGCTCGCGCTGCAAGGCCCACAGGCCGCCACGGTGCTGGCCCACTTGTCGCCCGGCATCGAGCGCTTTGTGTTCATGACCGGCGGCGCGGTGAAGATCGGCGGCATTCCGGCCTTTGCCACGCGCAGCGGCTACACGGGCGAAGACGGCTTCGAGATTTCGGTCGCCGGCAAGGATGCCGACGCCCTCGCCCGCCTGCTGCTGGCGCAGCCCGAGGTCAAGCCCGTCGGCCTGGGCGCGCGCAATTCGCTACGGCTCGAAGCCGGGCTCTGCCTGTACGGCAACGACATCGACACCACCACCACGCCAGTCGAGGCCTCGCTCAACTGGGCGATCCAGAAGGTGCGCCGCACGGGCGGCGCGCGCGAAGGCGGCTTTCCGGGTGCGGCCAAGGTGCTGGCGCAACTGGCCGCCGCTACGGCCGGCGCCGCGGGCCGCACCGACCACGACACCCTGAAGCGCAAGCGCGTCGGCCTTGTGGCGCTGGAACGCGTTCCGGTACGCGACGGCACGCTCCTGCAATCTTTCGAAGGCCGGGACATCGGCATTGTGACCAGCGGCCTGCTCGGCCCGACGGCCGATCGCCCGGTTGCCATGGGCTACGTGGCCACCGCGTTTTCAGAGCCTGGCACGCGCGTGCAGGCGATCGTGCGCGGCAAGCCGGTGCCGATGGAAGTCTCGACCCTGCCTTTCGTGCCGACGCGCTACTACCGCGGCTAG
- the gcvH gene encoding glycine cleavage system protein GcvH: MSIKYTKDHEWVSAEGDAATVGITVHAQDALGDVVFVDLPEVGKTFAQGEVAGVVESVKAAADVFMPVSGEITEVNEALRADPSLANTDPLAAGWFFKVKLSEPSQLDALLDAASYDKFAAES; this comes from the coding sequence ATGAGCATCAAGTACACCAAGGACCACGAATGGGTCTCGGCCGAAGGCGACGCTGCTACAGTCGGCATTACCGTTCACGCACAGGATGCGCTGGGCGACGTGGTCTTTGTCGATCTGCCCGAAGTGGGCAAGACCTTTGCGCAAGGTGAAGTGGCCGGTGTCGTCGAATCGGTCAAGGCCGCGGCCGATGTGTTCATGCCCGTGTCGGGCGAGATCACCGAAGTGAACGAAGCGCTCCGCGCCGATCCCTCGCTCGCCAACACCGACCCGCTGGCCGCCGGCTGGTTCTTCAAGGTCAAGCTCAGCGAACCGTCGCAACTCGACGCGCTGCTCGACGCCGCCAGCTACGACAAGTTCGCCGCCGAATCCTGA